One window from the genome of Pseudanabaena yagii GIHE-NHR1 encodes:
- a CDS encoding tetratricopeptide repeat protein yields the protein MTDQAMNSKDATVVEGSQFEHSLVIKDPEGVQGILLDDRFYKIGRAPKNDIVLRSQMVSREHATLTGIITDPPLFQLFRLSDGDPEVGKSTNGLQINGERRDHWILMHGDEIVFSSDSSAYYRIEPEPPYVTGKIDIFLDALKKLAKTYIKAKNYKDAAEATLQQILVITERFYGKDHASVADCLLELAIFYYSQNNFTKAEPLFLQVIALRQQALGIEHLDVTSIMLDLAAIYNNQGLYAKAEAILLQVLEIKQKLLGDTHPEIATNMIDLAAVYYPQKRYTEVKNLYEKAIKIYKRSLDNGHPNIIALQKKLANVKRKLRPAWLSWQILIPAFLLLITSGSIAYAVFAPKADLTCVKILPNGKAQAISAEECRKISK from the coding sequence ATGACTGATCAAGCCATGAATTCAAAAGATGCCACTGTAGTTGAAGGTAGTCAATTCGAGCATTCGTTGGTGATTAAAGATCCTGAAGGAGTACAGGGCATATTACTAGATGATCGGTTCTACAAGATTGGTAGAGCGCCCAAAAATGATATCGTGTTGCGATCGCAAATGGTCTCTCGCGAACATGCCACCTTAACAGGAATCATCACCGATCCTCCTTTGTTTCAGTTATTTCGACTGAGTGATGGTGACCCTGAAGTAGGCAAAAGTACCAATGGATTGCAAATTAATGGAGAGCGTCGCGATCATTGGATACTCATGCATGGCGATGAAATTGTTTTTAGCAGTGATAGTAGTGCCTATTATCGAATTGAGCCAGAACCACCCTATGTAACTGGCAAAATTGATATTTTTTTAGATGCTTTAAAAAAACTAGCAAAGACCTATATTAAAGCCAAAAACTATAAAGATGCGGCAGAGGCAACTCTTCAACAAATTTTGGTAATAACCGAGCGGTTTTATGGCAAAGATCATGCTAGTGTTGCAGACTGTCTACTCGAATTAGCAATATTTTATTATTCACAAAATAACTTTACCAAAGCAGAGCCTTTGTTTTTGCAAGTAATTGCTCTACGTCAACAGGCACTGGGCATAGAGCATTTAGATGTTACCAGTATCATGCTAGATTTAGCCGCAATTTATAATAATCAGGGGTTATATGCTAAAGCTGAAGCAATCCTTTTACAAGTACTAGAAATCAAACAAAAGTTATTAGGTGATACTCATCCAGAAATCGCTACAAACATGATTGATCTAGCCGCAGTTTATTATCCCCAAAAGCGCTATACAGAAGTCAAGAACCTCTACGAAAAAGCCATCAAAATTTATAAGCGATCGCTGGATAATGGGCATCCAAATATTATTGCATTACAAAAGAAATTAGCTAATGTCAAGAGAAAGCTTCGTCCTGCTTGGCTATCATGGCAAATTTTGATTCCTGCATTTTTACTACTAATTACGAGTGGTAGTATCGCCTATGCAGTATTTGCTCCCAAAGCCGATCTTACCTGTGTCAAGATTTTACCGAATGGCAAAGCCCAAGCCATATCTGCTGAGGAATGTCGAAAAATCAGTAAATAG
- a CDS encoding sigma-70 family RNA polymerase sigma factor — protein sequence MSYSLSWSTSIGGYTPSNSVSVDKLPIVELVQMCQQEAQPKRSAFAELMRRNQSYVDQVLYKLAPDWQDRADLAQEVWLRVYRNIKRLQEPEKFRGWLSRIATNLFYDELRKRKRVGNSVSLDAPFMSGDGDEMSWDLPSSAPSPIDNMSTQEFYEQLRKAIEDLPSSFRETIVLREIQGLSYEEISELTGVSLGTVKSRIARARLKLQAQLQPYLSSM from the coding sequence ATGAGTTACAGCCTATCTTGGTCAACCAGCATCGGAGGGTACACGCCCTCCAACTCCGTGTCCGTTGATAAGCTCCCCATCGTTGAATTGGTGCAAATGTGCCAGCAAGAAGCGCAACCCAAGAGGTCTGCGTTTGCAGAACTTATGCGACGTAATCAATCTTATGTCGATCAAGTTTTGTATAAGCTCGCTCCTGACTGGCAGGATCGTGCCGACCTCGCCCAAGAGGTTTGGTTGCGTGTTTATCGTAATATCAAGCGTTTGCAAGAACCTGAAAAATTTCGCGGTTGGCTTAGTCGCATTGCCACCAACTTGTTTTATGACGAGTTGCGTAAACGTAAAAGGGTAGGAAATTCTGTTTCCCTAGATGCTCCATTTATGTCTGGCGATGGCGATGAAATGTCTTGGGACTTGCCCAGCTCAGCCCCTAGCCCCATCGACAATATGTCTACACAGGAGTTTTATGAACAACTCCGTAAAGCCATTGAAGATTTGCCTTCTAGTTTCCGCGAAACTATTGTGCTACGAGAAATTCAAGGCTTATCCTATGAAGAGATTTCTGAACTAACAGGTGTATCGCTTGGTACAGTAAAATCACGTATAGCAAGAGCAAGATTGAAGCTCCAAGCGCAACTACAACCCTATTTGTCTAGTATGTAA
- a CDS encoding coiled-coil domain-containing protein, with product MSKFIGWLGALLLIFLAGFGLTQWLNLPFGNFLDWVIGASIFVWLIIIVTVPWNLYFQSKSVLNQAQLSQERGINIDEQQLPYVRSLAQRSLGLALGLHVISAITLYALASSGVGTVGYVGAIAALLLTVLRPAISAYEYISQRLRAISQQIDYPREDITELRQRFANLENSVRQINDELLSKENPYSWLSKYEQFVDETRKDLSKLGANIEDLRATNDRDHDRLSRESRQAIAQLSTDSQFLEHVREIIRFFKNA from the coding sequence ATGAGTAAATTTATTGGTTGGCTTGGCGCTTTACTGCTGATCTTTTTAGCTGGATTTGGACTAACTCAATGGTTAAATTTACCCTTTGGGAATTTCCTTGATTGGGTAATTGGGGCAAGCATTTTTGTATGGTTAATTATCATTGTCACAGTACCTTGGAATCTCTACTTTCAGTCCAAATCTGTACTAAATCAAGCCCAACTTTCTCAAGAGCGTGGCATCAATATTGATGAACAACAACTCCCCTATGTCCGATCGCTAGCACAGCGATCGCTTGGCTTAGCCCTTGGATTGCATGTAATTTCAGCGATCACTCTATATGCTTTAGCGTCAAGTGGCGTGGGGACAGTGGGTTATGTTGGCGCGATCGCAGCTTTATTGTTAACAGTCTTGCGTCCTGCAATTAGCGCCTATGAGTATATATCTCAGCGTTTACGAGCGATTTCCCAACAAATTGATTATCCTCGCGAAGATATAACCGAATTGCGTCAGCGTTTTGCCAATTTAGAAAACTCAGTGCGACAAATTAACGATGAATTACTCAGCAAAGAAAATCCCTATTCATGGCTATCAAAATATGAGCAGTTTGTCGATGAGACCCGCAAAGACTTGTCAAAATTAGGGGCAAATATTGAAGACTTACGCGCAACCAATGATCGCGATCACGATCGCCTGTCACGGGAATCTCGGCAAGCGATCGCGCAACTTAGTACTGACAGTCAATTTTTAGAACATGTTCGTGAAATTATTCGTTTCTTTAAAAATGCTTAA
- a CDS encoding bifunctional orotidine-5'-phosphate decarboxylase/orotate phosphoribosyltransferase — MSFASKLRAAIATNQSILCLGLDPNPEVMPAKYKAQYDAESATHHDHAVAYLWEWMNFIIQSTADLVCAYKPTLGFYTALGSAGLELLAKTLAAIPPEIPIILDAKHADINSSTVMAKTAFEQWGVDAITLSPYGGQDLAARFLMYPDRAIFVSCYSSNTTAQDFQEYPNRDQPLYLNVVQNCQAWAGMETLALEVGAANIEALAKVRSLAPERLILARSIWANSQGNSQENQYKIDNLAAILNAGLDANGDGLILPVNQDALAIGEPAQFVRSLRDEVNQAIALTAHQRPSCELWVPNVCLLDRQGHPDSNSHTNLILQLFDIGCITFEETVQASGQVFPYYIDLRKIISNPQVFDAVIGTYAEILQNLQFDRIAGIPYGSLPTASGLALRLNFPLIFPRKEVKAYGARRLIEGNYEAGETIVVVDDILISGKSAIEGAQKIESCGLKVRDIVVFIDHEAGVRDRIQQSGYSPHAVLKISEINETLYQSGRINEKQFLALSHSSSDLHSNPNQ, encoded by the coding sequence ATGAGCTTTGCCTCGAAACTCAGGGCAGCGATCGCCACTAATCAAAGTATTTTGTGTTTGGGGCTAGATCCCAATCCTGAAGTGATGCCTGCTAAATATAAGGCGCAGTATGATGCTGAGTCGGCAACCCATCACGACCATGCCGTTGCTTATCTCTGGGAATGGATGAATTTCATAATTCAGTCCACTGCCGATCTAGTCTGTGCCTATAAGCCCACGTTGGGATTTTATACAGCCTTGGGTTCCGCAGGCTTAGAGCTATTAGCCAAGACACTCGCTGCCATTCCTCCTGAAATACCGATTATTCTCGATGCTAAGCACGCTGACATCAATAGCAGCACAGTGATGGCAAAGACAGCCTTTGAGCAATGGGGGGTGGATGCAATCACTTTAAGCCCCTATGGTGGGCAAGATTTAGCGGCACGTTTTTTGATGTATCCCGATAGAGCAATATTTGTCAGTTGCTATTCCTCAAACACCACTGCTCAAGATTTTCAGGAATACCCCAACCGAGATCAGCCTTTATATCTAAATGTGGTGCAAAACTGTCAAGCTTGGGCAGGGATGGAGACTTTAGCCCTAGAAGTGGGGGCAGCAAATATCGAGGCTTTAGCAAAAGTGAGATCGCTTGCGCCTGAAAGATTAATTCTCGCCCGTAGTATTTGGGCAAATAGTCAGGGTAACAGTCAGGAAAATCAATACAAGATTGATAACTTAGCGGCAATTCTCAATGCGGGGCTAGATGCTAATGGTGATGGCTTAATTTTGCCAGTCAATCAGGATGCGCTAGCCATCGGCGAACCTGCTCAATTTGTGCGATCGCTAAGGGATGAGGTCAATCAAGCGATCGCCTTAACTGCTCATCAACGACCTAGCTGTGAGCTATGGGTTCCGAATGTATGTTTACTGGATCGCCAAGGGCATCCCGACTCAAATTCACATACAAATTTAATTTTGCAACTGTTCGACATTGGTTGCATTACTTTTGAAGAAACCGTGCAAGCCTCTGGTCAAGTTTTCCCCTATTACATCGATTTACGCAAGATTATCTCCAATCCACAGGTGTTTGATGCGGTGATTGGTACTTATGCTGAGATCTTGCAAAATTTACAATTTGACCGCATTGCAGGGATTCCCTATGGTTCTCTGCCAACAGCCTCAGGGCTTGCCTTACGGCTCAATTTTCCGCTGATTTTTCCACGCAAGGAGGTCAAGGCATACGGCGCGAGACGCTTGATCGAGGGTAACTATGAGGCAGGTGAAACCATTGTGGTCGTCGATGATATTTTGATTTCTGGCAAAAGTGCAATCGAGGGGGCACAAAAAATCGAAAGCTGTGGTCTAAAGGTACGCGATATTGTTGTATTTATTGATCATGAGGCAGGAGTACGCGATCGCATTCAACAAAGTGGCTATTCACCCCATGCGGTGTTAAAAATCTCGGAAATAAATGAGACACTGTACCAATCAGGGCGTATAAATGAGAAACAATTTCTTGCGTTGTCCCATTCTTCTAGCGATTTACACTCAAACCCGAACCAATAA
- a CDS encoding anti-sigma factor family protein, with protein sequence MTTPNERFELLSAYIDGEVTETEEQLVEQWLSDDVDFRRLYQQQMKLRQSLIELPVPVAANSSAKKETEVMIDRVFAEIDKRSQRRKWKLAGIGISVAAVVGVFGSLFTFNSSPQFSPVANSVKSPAPVAEEPVLIAMEEPLVPLPKSMNTK encoded by the coding sequence ATGACTACTCCAAATGAGCGCTTTGAGTTACTCAGTGCTTATATAGATGGTGAAGTAACAGAGACTGAAGAACAACTCGTCGAGCAATGGCTATCAGACGATGTTGATTTTCGTCGCCTCTACCAGCAACAAATGAAACTGAGACAATCGCTAATTGAGTTACCTGTACCAGTAGCTGCCAATTCCTCTGCGAAGAAAGAAACAGAGGTCATGATCGATCGCGTCTTTGCAGAAATTGACAAGCGATCGCAGCGCCGCAAATGGAAACTCGCAGGTATTGGTATATCTGTGGCGGCTGTAGTTGGCGTATTTGGTTCATTATTTACCTTCAATTCATCGCCCCAATTTAGCCCCGTTGCCAACAGTGTAAAATCTCCTGCTCCAGTTGCGGAGGAACCAGTACTAATTGCCATGGAAGAACCGCTAGTACCATTGCCTAAATCAATGAATACTAAGTAA
- a CDS encoding HhoA/HhoB/HtrA family serine endopeptidase has product MRDSNKKSRYKQPLIYASMLLLGVILGAWAVVSGVRSPNMTAITPLPQVASVSPAIAQDSDKTKAIPVPRNYVVDAVNRTGPAVVRINASRTVANNQQIPDVFLDDPMFRQFFGDQLQRMPKERVERGTGSGFIINKEGDIITNAHVVSGADKVTVILKDGRQIEGKVIGSDELTDVAVIQVKSDNLPTVSLGSSSSLQPGDWAIAIGNPLGLDNTVTAGIISAIGRKSGQIGVDKRVSFIQTDAAINPGNSGGPLLNQNGEVIGVNTAIIQGAQGLGFAIPIETAQRIAKQLIQNGKVSRAYLGIQMVTVDPSVKKQVNQDSNLGIQISEDKGVLITRVVEDSPAAKAGAKRGDVIVKFDNQDILTADQVTQLVEDRAVGDKIRMEVKRNGQTVALNVEAAQFPQKFPN; this is encoded by the coding sequence ATGAGAGACTCAAATAAAAAATCTCGTTACAAGCAACCCTTGATCTATGCTTCGATGCTGCTGCTAGGCGTGATTTTAGGTGCATGGGCAGTTGTATCTGGAGTGCGATCGCCAAATATGACAGCCATTACGCCTTTACCTCAAGTTGCATCTGTATCCCCTGCGATCGCGCAAGATAGCGACAAGACAAAAGCTATCCCTGTACCTCGCAATTATGTGGTGGATGCTGTAAATCGCACAGGTCCTGCTGTAGTCAGAATTAATGCATCACGCACCGTTGCCAACAATCAACAAATACCCGATGTTTTCTTAGACGATCCGATGTTTCGTCAGTTCTTTGGCGATCAATTACAACGGATGCCTAAGGAGAGAGTTGAGCGGGGCACTGGCTCAGGCTTTATCATCAACAAAGAAGGCGATATCATCACCAATGCTCACGTTGTTAGTGGAGCTGATAAAGTAACCGTCATCCTCAAGGATGGTCGCCAAATTGAAGGTAAGGTAATTGGTAGCGATGAACTAACCGATGTCGCTGTTATCCAAGTTAAATCCGATAATTTACCTACAGTCAGCCTCGGTAGTTCTTCGAGTTTGCAACCCGGAGACTGGGCGATCGCGATCGGCAATCCCCTCGGTCTCGACAATACCGTAACTGCGGGCATCATCAGTGCGATCGGTCGCAAGAGCGGACAAATTGGCGTAGACAAGCGCGTTAGTTTCATTCAAACCGATGCGGCAATTAACCCCGGTAACTCAGGTGGTCCCTTGCTCAATCAGAACGGTGAAGTCATCGGCGTAAATACAGCGATTATTCAAGGCGCACAGGGATTAGGTTTCGCGATTCCCATCGAAACTGCCCAACGCATTGCCAAGCAACTGATCCAAAATGGCAAGGTCAGCCGTGCTTATTTGGGTATCCAAATGGTAACGGTCGATCCTAGCGTGAAAAAGCAAGTCAACCAAGACTCTAATTTAGGTATTCAAATCTCCGAAGATAAGGGAGTATTGATTACTAGAGTTGTGGAAGATTCGCCTGCGGCAAAAGCAGGAGCTAAACGTGGCGATGTGATCGTCAAGTTTGATAATCAAGACATCCTTACTGCGGATCAAGTTACTCAACTAGTAGAAGATCGTGCTGTTGGTGACAAAATTCGGATGGAAGTGAAACGGAATGGGCAAACCGTAGCGCTTAATGTCGAAGCAGCTCAATTCCCTCAAAAGTTCCCTAATTAA
- a CDS encoding RrF2 family transcriptional regulator: MKLTRKGHYSVKAMLDLVVWAKRKPASVKEISDRQSIPAPYLEKILIALRQADLVESVRGVQGGYKLKRSPKDISLGEILSAVGEDTHPLPRLKPQEKLASDWVTFALWQRLDRKLKDALYGICLEDLYYDARSWQASQGQSAGFIV; the protein is encoded by the coding sequence ATGAAACTAACCAGAAAAGGTCATTACAGTGTGAAGGCGATGCTCGATCTGGTGGTTTGGGCAAAGCGTAAGCCTGCTTCTGTAAAAGAAATTAGCGATCGCCAATCAATTCCTGCTCCCTATTTAGAAAAAATTTTAATCGCGCTACGCCAAGCGGATTTAGTTGAGTCCGTGCGGGGCGTACAGGGGGGATATAAGCTGAAGCGATCGCCCAAAGATATCTCTCTCGGTGAAATATTATCTGCCGTCGGTGAAGATACCCACCCCTTACCAAGATTAAAGCCACAGGAAAAACTAGCCTCCGACTGGGTCACATTTGCCCTCTGGCAAAGACTTGATCGCAAGCTTAAGGATGCACTCTATGGAATTTGTTTAGAAGATTTATATTACGATGCCCGCAGTTGGCAAGCCTCCCAAGGACAAAGCGCTGGATTTATAGTTTAG
- a CDS encoding cobyric acid synthase, whose product MKAISVLGTSSNAGKSWMVTALGAWLRRNGIKVAPFKAQNMSNNSYVTLEGGEIGRAQAVQAIACGMRPIAEMNPILLKPSGNGTSQLVLLGEARQHIAAVDYYRHIEALWETVRDTLEFWRDRCDVLLLEGAGSPVELNLMQRDLVNLRPIVYLQGRWLLVGDIEKGGVFAQIIGTHHLIPQPAKELGLGFIVNKFRGDLRLFSDAKKHFREHMPHFPYLGVLPYATDLQPESEDSLCSEAESKGKGAKIAWIRFPHLSNSQDSQPWQLDSGIETVWVKTVVELENARIIILPGSKNTLSDLQWLRTTGLDRAILNAHQQGITIVGICGGYQMLGKYLGDREGVAGTSGEVAGLGLLPISTEFLASKQVRQVQAIWKSAQSIDQWMAYEIHMGVTKLIDGMESHQVQPLLRVLQTDGDREYYDEGIKGDRVWGSYLHGLFESAHARQALTQLANISQHQPAAISWQEHQQNLYNSMADLLEEHLDLLSIRSYLD is encoded by the coding sequence ATGAAAGCCATCTCTGTTTTAGGAACTTCATCAAATGCTGGTAAAAGCTGGATGGTGACAGCGTTAGGGGCATGGCTGCGACGCAATGGCATAAAAGTTGCTCCCTTTAAAGCCCAAAATATGTCGAATAATTCCTATGTAACATTGGAAGGAGGAGAAATCGGTCGCGCGCAGGCAGTTCAAGCGATCGCCTGTGGAATGCGTCCCATCGCCGAGATGAATCCAATTCTGTTAAAACCATCGGGGAATGGAACTTCGCAATTAGTTCTATTAGGAGAAGCCCGTCAACATATCGCCGCCGTTGATTATTATCGGCATATCGAAGCTCTTTGGGAAACTGTGCGCGATACTCTCGAATTTTGGCGCGATCGCTGCGATGTTTTGTTGTTAGAAGGCGCAGGTAGTCCCGTAGAGCTAAATCTCATGCAGCGCGATCTCGTCAACTTACGACCGATTGTATATTTACAGGGAAGATGGCTATTAGTTGGCGATATTGAAAAAGGAGGTGTATTCGCCCAGATTATTGGTACGCATCATTTGATTCCTCAGCCTGCGAAGGAATTAGGTTTAGGATTCATTGTCAATAAATTTCGGGGAGATTTGCGCCTTTTTAGCGATGCCAAGAAACACTTTCGTGAGCATATGCCACACTTCCCTTATTTGGGTGTACTTCCCTATGCCACAGACCTTCAGCCTGAGAGCGAAGATAGTCTTTGTAGTGAAGCAGAATCTAAAGGCAAAGGAGCAAAAATTGCATGGATTCGATTTCCTCATTTATCAAATTCTCAAGACAGTCAGCCTTGGCAATTGGATTCAGGAATTGAAACTGTTTGGGTAAAAACGGTTGTAGAACTAGAGAATGCGCGGATTATTATTCTCCCTGGTAGCAAAAACACTCTGAGCGATTTGCAATGGTTGCGAACTACGGGATTAGATCGCGCAATTCTCAATGCTCACCAGCAGGGCATAACGATAGTCGGCATTTGCGGAGGCTATCAGATGTTAGGAAAATATCTAGGCGATCGCGAAGGTGTTGCTGGGACATCAGGGGAAGTAGCAGGGCTAGGGCTATTACCAATTAGTACAGAATTTCTCGCATCAAAACAGGTACGTCAAGTCCAAGCGATCTGGAAATCAGCACAATCTATTGATCAATGGATGGCTTACGAAATCCATATGGGCGTAACGAAATTAATTGATGGAATGGAATCTCATCAGGTACAGCCTTTGCTACGGGTGCTACAAACAGATGGCGATCGCGAATATTACGATGAAGGGATAAAAGGCGATCGCGTTTGGGGCAGTTATTTACATGGTCTCTTTGAGTCAGCCCATGCACGTCAGGCTTTGACTCAATTAGCCAATATATCTCAACATCAACCTGCCGCTATTTCTTGGCAAGAGCATCAACAAAATCTCTATAACAGCATGGCAGATCTACTAGAAGAACATCTAGATCTTCTCTCAATTCGTAGTTATCTAGATTAA
- the cbiB gene encoding adenosylcobinamide-phosphate synthase CbiB, with amino-acid sequence MLELSPNFLILIFAAILDRLIGDPVNWLHPVQVMGWMIAQFTNLVIIQDTATNKRIPRFSPLIMRIAGVVLGVSMVLGSGAVTWLMLIIASQIHPLLAIALSSILLASCFAERSLRDAAESVLKILQTGNLEQARQELSRYVGRDTNDLSELEILRAVLETVTENAIDAVTSPLFYALIGSFLFPYGGVALAIAYKASSTLDSMVGYREFPYSDLGWFSAKTDDVLTWIPCRLTVITLALVSGKPYAVWKVCQRDAHQDPSPNSGWSECVYAAILQVQLGGENRYRGIVKYKPLLGEAIEAIAPPKIQQALNLTKTCFLIWLSLAIFFAILFTDFSTFLSRYGLGFAIR; translated from the coding sequence GTGCTAGAACTATCTCCTAATTTTCTGATTTTAATTTTTGCGGCGATTCTCGATCGCTTAATTGGTGATCCTGTTAATTGGTTACATCCCGTACAGGTTATGGGTTGGATGATTGCCCAATTCACTAATTTGGTAATCATTCAAGATACTGCTACTAATAAGCGGATTCCTCGATTTTCACCATTGATTATGAGAATTGCAGGAGTTGTCTTAGGTGTCAGTATGGTTTTAGGAAGTGGGGCAGTAACTTGGCTGATGCTCATCATTGCTTCCCAAATTCACCCATTATTAGCGATCGCCCTATCTAGTATTTTATTAGCCTCATGTTTTGCGGAGCGCAGTCTCCGAGATGCCGCAGAATCCGTTTTAAAAATATTACAAACAGGAAATCTTGAGCAAGCTCGCCAAGAACTCAGTCGCTATGTGGGGCGTGATACTAATGACTTGTCAGAATTGGAGATTTTACGAGCAGTGCTGGAAACGGTCACTGAAAATGCGATCGATGCCGTGACATCACCCTTGTTTTATGCCTTGATTGGTTCCTTCTTGTTTCCCTATGGTGGTGTTGCCCTTGCGATCGCTTACAAAGCATCTAGCACCCTTGACTCGATGGTGGGCTATCGCGAATTTCCCTATAGTGATTTGGGGTGGTTTAGCGCCAAAACCGATGATGTGTTGACTTGGATACCCTGTCGGTTAACAGTAATTACCTTAGCCCTAGTTTCAGGAAAACCTTATGCTGTCTGGAAAGTTTGCCAACGCGATGCCCATCAAGATCCTAGTCCCAATTCTGGCTGGAGCGAATGTGTATATGCTGCCATTTTGCAAGTGCAATTGGGTGGTGAAAATCGCTATCGCGGTATTGTCAAATATAAGCCCTTGTTAGGCGAAGCAATTGAGGCGATCGCGCCGCCTAAAATTCAACAGGCTCTCAACTTAACAAAGACTTGTTTCTTGATATGGCTTAGTCTAGCAATCTTCTTCGCAATTCTATTTACTGATTTTTCGACATTCCTCAGCAGATATGGCTTGGGCTTTGCCATTCGGTAA
- a CDS encoding peptidoglycan DD-metalloendopeptidase family protein, whose product MQNFISRSLYIFHRSPSSLPNGKARAVNMHLMLLTLGGLASSLVIAAPIAHANRLETFVYDLTDSKIEFSLKNDIEPKGSVISNPTRIVIDLPGIVYQGPTVRRRVGRGVQAVRVGQVDANTTRMVVEFSPDVTINPQQLKLKSRQPGKWSMQLPQNIAAIDLNSVSNFTLPITGAVISSGFGWRVHPVTGERRLHKGVDFAAPTGTPIFAAADGMVTDAGWTDGGYGNIVELRHSDGSVTLYAHTNRVYVSKGQVVNKGQAIAEVGTTGRSTGPHLHFEVQPDGKNAVDPMDYLQMRQVTLDLASNSFKD is encoded by the coding sequence ATGCAAAATTTTATTTCTCGCTCCCTCTACATTTTTCATCGATCGCCTAGTTCTCTGCCAAATGGTAAAGCTAGAGCTGTGAATATGCATCTCATGTTATTAACCCTTGGTGGTTTGGCTAGCAGTTTAGTGATCGCTGCACCTATCGCTCATGCTAATCGTCTCGAAACCTTTGTCTACGATTTGACCGATAGCAAGATTGAGTTTTCCCTCAAAAATGACATTGAGCCAAAGGGTTCAGTAATCAGTAACCCCACCAGAATCGTGATTGATTTACCAGGGATTGTCTATCAAGGTCCAACGGTACGCCGCAGGGTCGGTCGGGGAGTACAGGCTGTGCGTGTAGGACAGGTGGATGCCAATACCACCAGAATGGTGGTCGAATTTTCCCCTGATGTCACGATTAACCCACAGCAATTAAAGCTCAAGTCTCGGCAACCGGGGAAATGGTCAATGCAGTTGCCTCAAAATATTGCAGCGATCGATTTGAATAGTGTTTCTAACTTTACTTTACCGATCACGGGCGCAGTCATTAGTTCAGGTTTTGGTTGGCGAGTACATCCTGTCACAGGCGAGAGAAGATTACATAAAGGCGTAGACTTTGCTGCTCCCACTGGCACGCCAATTTTTGCGGCGGCTGATGGTATGGTGACTGATGCAGGTTGGACAGATGGTGGTTATGGCAATATTGTCGAACTACGCCATAGTGACGGGTCGGTGACGCTATATGCTCATACCAATAGGGTTTATGTATCTAAGGGACAGGTTGTAAATAAGGGACAAGCGATCGCTGAGGTTGGCACAACGGGACGCAGTACTGGTCCCCATCTACACTTTGAAGTGCAGCCCGATGGTAAAAATGCCGTCGATCCAATGGATTATTTGCAAATGCGCCAAGTCACCCTCGACCTCGCTTCTAATAGTTTCAAAGATTAA